One Cryptomeria japonica chromosome 9, Sugi_1.0, whole genome shotgun sequence genomic window carries:
- the LOC131046999 gene encoding uncharacterized protein LOC131046999 codes for MKSFSVPKRLQNAVRYVMMIMRKKAAMKRLMDLNFHASTLSFYDRVLSGPLNHYQFSCSSTPVKRSKRSTWDWMRPLLGCINAKEMRRFSLSFPRLSIECSSPCSSDNNNESLCVEVDVEAEEFIAKFYEQMDLQRQDSYVKCQEMLARGT; via the coding sequence ATGAAGAGTTTTTCTGTTCCAAAGCGTCTCCAGAATGCTGTAAGATATGTGatgatgataatgagaaagaaggcTGCTATGAAAAGATTAATGGATCTGAATTTTCATGCATCAACATTGAGTTTTTATGATCGTGTGTTAAGTGGGCCTCTGAATCATTACCAGTTTTCTTGCAGCAGCACTCCTGTGAAGAGAAGTAAGAGATCTACATGGGATTGGATGAGGCCCCTGTTGGGATGTATTAATGCAAAGGAAATGAGGAGGTTTTCTCTTTCTTTCCCAAGGTTGAGTATTGAGTGTAGTTCTCCTTGTTCTTCTGATAATAACAATGAGAGCCTTTGTGTTGAGGTGGATGTTGAAGCAGAGGAATTCATTGCTAAGTTTTATGAGCAGATGGATTTGCAGAGACAGGATTCTTATGTCAAATGTCAGGAGATGTTAGCCAGGGGTACATGA